In Pseudochaenichthys georgianus chromosome 6, fPseGeo1.2, whole genome shotgun sequence, a single window of DNA contains:
- the LOC117448352 gene encoding E3 ubiquitin-protein ligase TRIM21-like: MSAASCLLTEDQFLCSICLDVFTDPVSTPCGHNFCKACISQHWDTKVPYQCPNCKKLFHKRPEMLVNTFISEMAAQFRRSAQQKASSSSSEQHVVKPGEVPCDACTGTRLKALKSCLVCLESYCETHLEPHLTRAGLKKHQLIDPVENLEGRMCVKHDKLLELFCQTDQVCVCMLCTVLDHKTHDVVPLKEGYEGKKAELGKTEAETQQMIQKRRQKIQEMNHSVELSKEGADREIADGVQVFTALKESVERSQAELMDTIKEKQRETEEQAEGFIKELEQEVSELKKRSSEVEQLSRSEDQLHLLQSFTSLNAAPPTKNWTEVRVRPPSYEGTVRRALTRLGMTLRKQMKKLLELKRVQQSEVELKRVQQSEVEVTLDPDTAQPRLILSPDGKQVKHGDVRKNLPNNPERFDTSPCVLAKQSFSSGRFYHEVQVKGKTEWELGVARESINRKGNISLSPQKDYWLIVLRNENEYKALAGPPVRLSLKSQPQKVGVFVDYEEGLVSFYDVDAAALIYSFTGCCFKEKLYPFFSPCNNYGGENSAPLIISPVNHTE, from the coding sequence ATGTCTGCTGCAAGCTGTCTGCTGACTGAAGATCAGTTTCTGTGCTCCATCTGTCTGGATGTGTTCACTGATCCAGTCAGCACACCATGTGGACACAACTTCTGTAAAGCCTGCATCTCTCAACACTGGGACACTAAAGTCCCCTATCAGTGTCCCAACTGTAAAAAGTTATTCCACAAAAGGCCTGAAATGCTGGTCAACACGTTCATCTCTGAGATGGCTGCTCAGTTCAGACGGTCAGCTCAACAgaaagccagcagcagcagctcagagcAACACGTTGTCAAACCAGGAGAAGTTCCCTGTGACgcctgcactggaaccagactgaAGGCCCTGAAGTCCTGCCTGGTGTGTCTGGAGTCCTACTGTGAGACTCACCTGGAGCCTCACCTGACAAGAGCAGGCCTGAAGAAACATCAGCTGATCGACCCTGTGGAGAACCTGGAAGGCAGGATGTGTGTGAAGCACGATAAACTGCTGGAGCTGTTCTGTCAGACCGACcaggtgtgtgtctgcatgctcTGCACTGTTTTAGACCACAAGACACATGATGTTGTTCCTCTGAAAGAAGGATATGAAGGAAAGAAGGCTGAGCTGGGGAAGACAGAGGCTGAAACTcagcagatgatccagaagagacgACAGAAGATCCAGGAGATGAATCACTCAGTGGAGCTCAGTAAGGAAGGAGCAGACAGAGAGATAGCAGATGGTGTTCAGGTCTTCACCGCTCTGAAGGAGTCTGTTGAGAGAAGCCAGGCCGAGCTCATGGACACCATCAaagagaagcagagagagacagaggaacAGGCTGAAGGCTTCATCAAAGAGCTGGAACAGGAAGTCTCTGAGCTGAAGAAGAGGAGCTCTGAGGTGGAGCAGCTCTCACGCTCTGAAGAccagctccacctcctccaaAGCTTCACGTCCCTGAACGCTGCTCCACCCACCAAGAACTGGACAGAAGTCAGGGTCCGTCCACCTTCATATGAGGGGACTGTGAGGAGAGCTTTGACTCGGCTGGGGATGACGCTCAGGAAACAGATGAAGAAGCTGCTCGAGCTGAAGAGGGTCCAGCAGTCTGAGGTGGAGCTGAAGAGGGTCCAGCAGTCTGAGGTGGAGGTGACTCTTGATCCTGATACAGCACAACCCAGACTCATCCTGTCTCCTGATGGAAAACAAGTGAAACATGGTGATGTGAGGAAGAATCTCCCAAACAATCCAGAGAGATTTGATACTTCTCCCTGTGTCTTAGCAAAGCAGAGTTTCTCTTCAGGAAGATTTTATCACGAGGTTCAGGTTAAAGGAAAGACTGAGTGGGAGTTAGGAGTGGCCAGAGAGTCGATCAACAGGAAGGGAAACATCTCACTGTCTCCTCAGAAAGATTACTGGCTGATAGTGTTGAGGAATGAAAATGAGTACAAAGCTCTTGCTGGTCCTCCAGTCCGTCTCTCTCTGAAGTCTCAGCCTCAGAAGGTGGGGGTGTTTGTGGATTATGAGGAGGGTCTGGTCTCCTTTTATGATGTTGATGCTGCAGCTCTGATCTACTCCTTCACTGGCTGCTGCTTCAAAGAGAAACTCTACCCATTCTTTAGTCCTTGTAACAACTATGGTGGTGAAAACTCTGCCCCTCTGATCATCTCTCCTGTCAATCACACTGAGTAG